A genomic segment from Bubalus bubalis isolate 160015118507 breed Murrah chromosome 5, NDDB_SH_1, whole genome shotgun sequence encodes:
- the TNNI2 gene encoding troponin I, fast skeletal muscle: protein MGDEEKRHRAITARRQHLKSVMLQIAATELEKEEGRREAEKQNYLSEHCPPLHLPGSMSEVQELCRQLHAKIDAAEEEKYDMEIRVQKSTKELEDMNQKLFDLRGKFKRPPLRRVRMSADAMLKALLGSKHKVCMDLRANLKQVKKEDTEKERDLRDVGDWRKNIEEKSGMEGRKKMFETES from the exons ATGGGGGA TGAGGAG AAACGCCACAGGGCCATCACGGCCCGCAGGCAGCACCTGAAG agcgTCATGCTGCAGATCGCGGCCACCgagctggagaaggaggagggccGCCGGGAGGCGGAGAAGCAGAACTACCTGTCAGAGCACTGCCCACCGTTGCACCTGCCCGGCTCCATGTCTGAAGTGCAG GAGCTCTGCAGGCAGCTGCATGCCAAGATTGACGCGGCCGAGGAGGAGAAGTATGACATGGAGATTAGGGTGCAGAAGAGCACCAAGGAG CTGGAAGACATGAACCAGAAGCTGTTCGACCTGAGGGGCAAGTTCAAGCGGCCCCCTCTGCGGCGCGTGCGCATGTCGGCCGACGCCATGCTGAAGGCGCTGCTGGGCTCCAAGCACAAGGTGTGCATGGACCTGCGGGCCAACCTCAAGCAGGTCAAGAAGGAGGACACCGAGAAG GAGCGCGACCTGCGGGACGTGGGCGACTGGAGGAAGAACATCGAGGAGAAGTCGGGCATGGAGGGCCGCAAGAAGATGTTCGAGACCGAGTCCTAG